In Rhinopithecus roxellana isolate Shanxi Qingling chromosome 4, ASM756505v1, whole genome shotgun sequence, a single genomic region encodes these proteins:
- the LOC104673884 gene encoding mamu class II histocompatibility antigen, DR alpha chain, producing the protein MAVSGVPVLGFFIIAVLMSAQESWAIKEEHVIIQAEFYLNPDQSGEFMFDFDGDEIFHVDMAKKETVWRLEEFGRFASFEAQGALANIAVDKANLEIMTKRSNNTPITNVPPEVTVLTNSPVELGEPNVLICFIDKFSPPVVNVTWLQNGKPVTTGVSETVFLPREDHLFRKFHYLPFLPSTEDIYDCKVEHWGLDAPLLKHWEFDAPSPLPETKENVVCALGLIVGLVGIIVGTVFIIKGVRKSNAAERRGPL; encoded by the exons ATGGCCGTAAGTGGAGTCCCCGTGCTAGGATTTTTCATCATAGCTGTGCTGATGAGCGCTCAGGAATCATGGGCTATCAAAG AAGAACACGTGATCATCCAGGCTGAGTTCTATCTGAACCCTGACCAATCAGGAGAGTTTATGTTTGACTTTGATGGTGATGAGATTTTCCACGTGGATATGGCAAAGAAGGAGACGGTCTGGCGGCTTGAAGAATTTGGACGATTTGCCAGCTTTGAGGCTCAAGGTGCATTGGCCAACATAGCTGTGGACAAAGCCAACCTGGAAATCATGACAAAGCGCTCCAACAATACTCCGATCACCAATG TACCTCCAGAGGTAACTGTGCTCACAAACAGCCCTGTGGAACTGGGAGAGCCCAACGTCCTCATCTGTTTCATCGACAAGTTCTCTCCACCAGTGGTCAATGTTACATGGCTTCAAAATGGAAAACCTGTCACCACAGGAGTGTCAGAGACAGTCTTCCTGCCCAGGGAAGACCACCTTTTCCGGAAGTTCCACTATCTCCCCTTCCTGCCCTCAACTGAAGACATTTATGACTGCAAGGTGGAGCACTGGGGCTTGGATGCGCCGCTTCTCAAGCACTGGG AGTTTGATGCACCAAGCCCTCTCCCAGAGACTAAAGAGAACGTGGTGTGTGCCCTGGGCCTGATTGTGGGTCTGGTGGGCATCATTGTTGGGACCGTCTTCATCATCAAGGGTGTGCGCAAAAGCAATGCTGCAGAACGCAGGGGGCCTCTGTGA